A genomic region of Rhodanobacter sp. contains the following coding sequences:
- a CDS encoding TonB-dependent receptor has translation MSARILTSLTLSAAIAAALASGAAMAQDTGQAATATATATNATQKAENNAKNGKNVKSLQQVVVTGSASSAGVRKIDASYSITTATDAQIQQANPRSAADLLKLAPGVWPESSGGETGANIEIAGFPGGGDAPFYTNQIMGTPLYGMPSLSFFEQSSMFRLDDTIDHVELLEGGPSVVFGDGQIGLTSNYILKQGTDTPSGDIGVTYGTGDLRRIDGFYGFPIGRNGWYGSVGGFYRDSNGVRDPQYPADKGGQLTATLTKDWDNGSLVFWARGLDDKNQFITPVPLIQDRPGVFSDYPGFDPLTSTYYSTAMQHTYLESYPGGGTNVNLADGRGAQLGFFGVNFDWDFGNGWTVSDKFLVDGGNMDTNALFSGSNPQTLSSWESDNGVPAGVTPVAAYTNGAGTITDPNLDVISQGLWHIHKNLHNVVNDFRISRELFEGNTLTAGLYLAHYTDDDRWSLGNPMLMTNTPNATPIAVSYMQGGQTYYVTNAQGLIFNGGYNITENGKADNKAFYLSDTWKLDQWIFDASARVENEDARNTVCNLSSVNIDGNANTLYDNSVSMCNGTYSITDYNKTHTSWTAGATYKIQDNMAVYVRANKGAHFNGFDDMRGNATGNTPPLLKIQNFEVGYKYAADWLSTDVSFYHRQFNGLSYQPSILGVPLGGYSTYGSDTKGINFQVRATTPDQMFSITASGDWMDGHYSHFQGDAVFYGLPTSDNPTGQFVSTYEGKQLQRQPRFQARITPSLHFNLPQGELMLWTTMEYVGSHTQDQLALQQLGSYTDFSIGAQYTYNKHWVFTLLGSNVTDTLGLTESNSRIAGNATDASGVLLARTLEGHQYTFQAKYQF, from the coding sequence ATGAGTGCACGCATACTTACAAGCTTGACCTTGTCCGCGGCGATCGCAGCCGCCCTGGCATCCGGCGCCGCGATGGCGCAGGACACCGGCCAGGCCGCCACCGCCACCGCCACCGCCACCAATGCCACGCAGAAGGCCGAAAACAACGCGAAGAACGGCAAGAACGTGAAGTCGCTGCAGCAGGTCGTCGTCACCGGCTCGGCCAGCAGCGCAGGCGTTCGCAAGATCGACGCCAGCTACTCGATCACCACCGCCACCGACGCCCAGATCCAGCAGGCCAACCCGCGCAGCGCCGCGGACCTGCTGAAACTCGCGCCCGGCGTGTGGCCCGAATCCAGCGGCGGCGAAACCGGCGCCAATATCGAGATCGCCGGCTTCCCGGGCGGCGGCGACGCGCCGTTCTACACCAACCAGATCATGGGCACGCCGCTGTACGGCATGCCGTCGCTGTCGTTCTTCGAGCAAAGCTCGATGTTCCGCCTCGACGACACCATCGACCACGTGGAACTGCTGGAGGGTGGCCCGTCGGTGGTGTTCGGCGACGGCCAGATCGGCCTCACCTCCAACTACATCCTCAAGCAGGGCACCGACACGCCGTCCGGCGACATCGGCGTCACCTATGGCACCGGCGACCTGCGCCGCATCGACGGCTTCTACGGCTTCCCGATCGGCAGGAACGGCTGGTACGGCAGCGTGGGCGGCTTCTACCGCGACTCCAACGGCGTGCGCGATCCGCAATACCCCGCCGACAAGGGCGGCCAGCTCACCGCCACGCTGACCAAGGACTGGGACAACGGCTCGCTGGTGTTCTGGGCGCGCGGCCTCGACGACAAGAACCAGTTCATCACCCCGGTTCCGTTGATCCAGGACCGCCCGGGCGTGTTCTCCGACTACCCCGGCTTCGACCCGCTGACCAGCACGTACTACAGCACGGCGATGCAGCACACCTACCTGGAGAGCTACCCCGGCGGCGGCACCAACGTGAACCTCGCCGACGGCCGCGGCGCGCAGCTCGGCTTCTTCGGCGTCAACTTCGACTGGGACTTCGGCAACGGCTGGACGGTCAGCGACAAGTTCCTCGTCGACGGCGGCAACATGGACACCAACGCGCTGTTCTCGGGCTCCAACCCGCAGACGCTCAGCTCGTGGGAGAGCGACAACGGCGTGCCCGCGGGCGTCACGCCCGTCGCCGCCTACACCAATGGCGCCGGCACCATCACCGATCCCAACCTGGACGTGATCAGCCAGGGCCTGTGGCACATCCACAAGAACCTGCACAACGTGGTCAACGACTTCCGCATCAGCCGGGAGCTGTTCGAGGGCAACACCCTGACCGCCGGCCTGTACCTGGCGCACTACACCGACGACGACCGCTGGTCGCTCGGCAACCCGATGCTGATGACCAACACGCCGAACGCCACGCCGATCGCCGTGAGCTACATGCAGGGCGGCCAGACCTACTACGTCACCAACGCGCAGGGCCTGATCTTCAACGGCGGCTACAACATCACCGAGAACGGCAAGGCCGACAACAAGGCGTTCTACCTGTCCGACACCTGGAAGCTCGACCAGTGGATCTTCGACGCGTCGGCGCGCGTGGAGAATGAGGACGCCCGCAACACCGTGTGCAACCTCTCCAGCGTCAACATCGACGGCAACGCCAACACGCTCTACGACAACAGCGTGTCGATGTGCAACGGCACCTACTCGATCACCGACTACAACAAGACCCACACGTCGTGGACGGCGGGCGCGACCTACAAGATCCAGGACAACATGGCCGTGTACGTCCGCGCCAACAAGGGCGCGCACTTCAACGGCTTCGACGACATGCGCGGCAACGCCACCGGCAACACGCCGCCGCTGCTGAAGATCCAGAACTTCGAAGTGGGCTACAAGTACGCAGCCGACTGGCTCAGCACCGACGTCTCGTTCTACCACCGCCAGTTCAACGGCCTGTCCTACCAGCCGTCGATCCTTGGCGTGCCGCTCGGCGGGTACTCCACCTACGGCTCGGACACCAAGGGCATCAACTTCCAGGTGCGCGCCACCACGCCGGACCAGATGTTCTCGATCACCGCCTCGGGCGACTGGATGGACGGCCACTACTCGCACTTCCAAGGCGATGCGGTGTTCTACGGCTTGCCGACAAGCGACAACCCCACCGGCCAATTCGTCAGCACCTACGAAGGCAAGCAGCTGCAGCGCCAGCCCAGGTTCCAGGCACGCATCACGCCGTCGCTGCACTTCAACCTGCCCCAAGGCGAGCTGATGCTGTGGACCACGATGGAATACGTGGGATCGCACACCCAGGATCAGCTCGCGCTGCAGCAGCTGGGCAGCTATACCGACTTCAGCATCGGCGCGCAGTACACCTACAACAAGCACTGGGTGTTCACCCTGCTCGGCTCCAACGTCACCGACACGCTGGGCCTGACCGAGTCGAACTCGCGCATCGCCGGCAACGCCACCGACGCGTCGGGCGTGCTGCTGGCACGCACGCTGGAAGGCCACCAGTACACCTTCCAGGCAAAGTACCAGTTCTGA
- a CDS encoding alpha/beta hydrolase: MRRSTFHRLTATLLCTGLFAATATAQDAKPGVQANGTVTAPAASVPYSAFASPQARAFFPGMLAYGAKAPPITAPIAESRAFYDRQNSARAQLMEKLYPVKLSRDTIAGVGVDVVRPAQGVSPENRHRVLLNLHGGAFLWGAHSGALVEAIPIASLGRIEVIGVDYRQGPEYTYPAASDDVEKVYRALLKTHRPGEIGIYGCSAGGILTGESVARFIHDGLPVPGAIGMFCGALTDLGGDSSYVAPLLNGQGVPAHPLGLAALPYFRGANPDDPLVQPGLSPALLAKFPPTLLITGTRDMAMSSVVHSNELLREAGVPTELRVWEGMWHSFFSDPQMPESKQAYAAIVGFFGSRLER, translated from the coding sequence ATGCGCCGTTCAACGTTCCATCGCCTGACCGCGACACTGCTGTGCACCGGCCTGTTTGCCGCCACGGCCACGGCGCAGGATGCCAAGCCGGGTGTGCAGGCCAACGGCACCGTCACCGCACCCGCCGCCAGCGTGCCCTACTCGGCATTCGCCTCGCCGCAGGCGCGCGCGTTCTTCCCCGGGATGCTCGCCTACGGCGCCAAGGCGCCGCCGATCACCGCGCCCATCGCCGAAAGCCGCGCGTTCTACGACAGGCAGAACAGCGCCCGCGCGCAGTTGATGGAAAAGCTCTACCCGGTGAAGCTCAGCCGCGACACCATCGCCGGCGTGGGCGTGGACGTGGTGCGGCCCGCACAAGGCGTGTCGCCGGAGAACCGCCATCGCGTGCTGCTCAACCTGCACGGCGGCGCCTTCCTGTGGGGCGCGCACAGCGGCGCGCTGGTCGAGGCCATCCCGATCGCCAGCCTCGGCCGCATCGAGGTGATCGGCGTGGACTACCGGCAAGGGCCGGAATACACCTACCCCGCCGCCAGCGATGACGTGGAGAAGGTCTACCGCGCGCTGCTGAAGACCCACAGGCCGGGCGAGATCGGCATCTACGGCTGCTCGGCCGGCGGCATCCTCACCGGCGAATCGGTGGCGCGCTTCATCCACGACGGCCTGCCGGTGCCCGGCGCGATCGGCATGTTCTGCGGCGCGCTGACCGACCTCGGCGGCGATTCGTCCTATGTCGCCCCGTTGCTCAACGGACAGGGCGTGCCCGCGCATCCGCTCGGCCTCGCCGCACTGCCCTACTTCCGCGGCGCCAACCCGGACGACCCGCTGGTGCAACCCGGCCTGTCGCCTGCGCTGCTCGCGAAGTTCCCGCCCACCCTGCTGATCACCGGCACGCGCGACATGGCGATGAGCTCGGTCGTGCACAGCAACGAGCTGCTGCGCGAAGCGGGCGTACCCACCGAACTGCGCGTGTGGGAAGGCATGTGGCATTCGTTCTTCTCCGACCCGCAGATGCCGGAATCGAAGCAGGCCTACGCCGCCATCGTCGGCTTCTTTGGAAGCCGGCTGGAACGCTGA
- a CDS encoding putative 2OG-Fe(II) oxygenase: MRPATRKLMPTATPTLLESMRQVGALLQGGDLRSAHDRLQAIVAEHPDSVEALRLFGGLRLGLGDTDGAEALLRQALALDPHWAPTLATLGELLLNAGRDEEAEPLLRRAATRLPQAALLLARHCNDRRRPAEALAIVEPLCATGRAPAELVAQHVAALVALGRRDDAVAFYRRLAEAAPEHAGAAHALAIALAAAEQHRDAERLADRALAQGHRDAGVHFTHARSLIALGEFERAESALRDGLQQDPRNVEAHDHLARLVWMRTGDHAQSTALLDQALQRFAGDEALLAAKAAILQGAGDAQGALACLASLAARTQASPALLVRAGLAALDVDPALARDLAGRALARAPTPAARNLLAAALLGTGEAEQALAECEALLADAPDDQYLIALQTTAWRLLGDARHDAYCDYAQRVKPYRLQTPDGWSRLDDFLADLKRSLEKLHDPQGHPLLFQSLRHGTETTADLARHDDPVIHALFAAFDAPIRDYLAHIGHGDDALRRRNRGSYRFNGSWSVRLRDAGFHANHVHPRGWISSACYIDLPDGIADADTPDGCLAFGEPGIATVPPLHAQHVVRPAAGMLVLFPSYVWHGTVPFHGDRARLTVAFDAVPGANA, encoded by the coding sequence TTGCGACCGGCCACACGCAAGCTGATGCCCACCGCCACGCCCACGCTGCTCGAATCCATGCGCCAGGTCGGCGCACTGCTGCAAGGCGGCGACCTGCGCAGCGCGCACGACCGGTTGCAGGCCATCGTGGCGGAACATCCCGACAGCGTGGAAGCGTTGCGCCTGTTCGGCGGCCTGCGCCTCGGCCTGGGCGATACCGACGGTGCGGAGGCCTTGCTGCGCCAGGCGCTGGCGCTCGATCCGCACTGGGCGCCCACGCTCGCCACGCTGGGCGAGCTGCTGCTCAACGCCGGCCGCGACGAGGAAGCCGAGCCGCTGCTGCGGCGCGCGGCCACCAGATTGCCGCAGGCCGCGCTGCTGCTGGCGCGCCACTGCAACGACCGGCGGCGGCCCGCCGAAGCGCTGGCCATCGTCGAACCGCTGTGCGCCACCGGCCGTGCGCCGGCCGAACTGGTCGCGCAGCATGTGGCCGCACTCGTCGCGCTGGGCCGCCGCGACGATGCCGTCGCTTTCTACCGCCGGCTCGCCGAGGCCGCACCGGAGCACGCCGGCGCGGCGCATGCATTGGCCATCGCGCTAGCCGCCGCGGAACAGCACCGCGACGCCGAACGCCTGGCCGACCGCGCGCTGGCGCAGGGGCACCGCGATGCGGGCGTGCATTTCACGCATGCGCGCAGCCTGATCGCACTCGGCGAATTCGAACGCGCCGAATCGGCACTGCGCGACGGCCTGCAGCAGGATCCCCGCAACGTCGAGGCGCACGATCACCTGGCGCGGCTGGTATGGATGCGCACCGGCGACCACGCGCAATCCACCGCGCTGCTCGACCAGGCATTGCAACGCTTCGCCGGCGACGAAGCCCTGCTCGCCGCCAAGGCCGCGATCCTGCAAGGCGCCGGCGATGCGCAGGGCGCGCTGGCCTGCCTCGCCAGCCTCGCGGCACGCACGCAGGCTTCGCCGGCCCTGCTGGTGCGCGCGGGACTCGCCGCACTCGACGTCGATCCGGCACTGGCGCGCGACCTGGCCGGACGCGCACTGGCCCGCGCACCCACGCCGGCCGCGCGCAACCTGCTCGCCGCCGCCCTGCTCGGCACCGGCGAGGCGGAACAGGCACTGGCCGAGTGCGAGGCCCTGCTCGCCGACGCGCCGGACGACCAGTACCTGATCGCGCTGCAAACCACCGCCTGGCGTTTGCTCGGCGATGCGCGCCACGACGCGTATTGCGACTACGCGCAACGGGTGAAGCCCTATCGCCTGCAGACGCCGGATGGCTGGTCGCGGCTCGACGACTTCCTCGCCGACCTCAAGCGCAGCCTGGAAAAACTGCACGACCCGCAGGGCCATCCGCTGCTGTTCCAGTCGCTGCGCCACGGCACCGAGACCACCGCCGACCTCGCGCGCCACGACGACCCGGTGATCCACGCGCTGTTCGCCGCGTTCGACGCACCGATCCGCGACTACCTCGCGCACATCGGCCACGGCGACGACGCGCTGCGCCGGCGCAACCGCGGCAGCTATCGTTTCAACGGCAGCTGGTCGGTGCGGCTGCGCGACGCAGGCTTCCACGCCAACCACGTGCATCCGCGCGGTTGGATCTCCTCCGCCTGCTACATCGACCTGCCCGACGGCATCGCCGATGCGGACACGCCGGACGGCTGCCTCGCCTTCGGCGAGCCCGGCATCGCCACCGTGCCGCCGCTGCATGCGCAGCACGTGGTGCGCCCGGCGGCCGGCATGCTGGTGCTGTTTCCCTCCTATGTCTGGCACGGCACCGTGCCGTTCCACGGCGACCGTGCGCGACTGACGGTGGCCTTCGATGCCGTGCCCGGAGCCAACGCATGA
- a CDS encoding LacI family DNA-binding transcriptional regulator, with protein MADLAELAGVSKITVSRALGDSPLVTPETRERIQALARKHGYRLNVSARNLRLRRSHTVAVIVEMKPSSGRTMWDPYPLSLLGGISQELTSAGYSVLLTTRHDSANAAVRAADGLILLGQGVHQDAVKLYERLGLPMVVWGAESAQDDHVVVGSDNRQGGISVAERFLSIGRRHPVFIGNSDHPEMAQRLHGFVDELAGHGIKPLLLRRVDWTLESGVDAVHSLMRRKVRFDAIFACSDLLAMGAIRALVELGLSVPNDVSVVGYDDTPHGAGFLPPLSTVRQNWQEGGMLLARKVLALIDGQTVASQMLPTNLVVRST; from the coding sequence ATGGCGGATCTGGCGGAACTGGCCGGCGTCTCCAAGATCACCGTGTCGCGGGCGCTGGGCGACAGTCCGCTGGTGACCCCGGAAACCCGCGAACGCATCCAGGCGCTGGCGCGCAAGCACGGCTACCGGCTCAACGTGAGCGCGCGCAACCTGCGGCTGCGGCGCAGCCACACGGTGGCGGTGATCGTGGAGATGAAGCCCTCGTCCGGTCGCACCATGTGGGATCCCTACCCGCTGTCGCTGCTGGGCGGCATCTCGCAGGAGCTGACCTCGGCGGGCTACAGCGTGCTGCTGACGACCCGTCATGACTCGGCCAACGCGGCGGTGCGGGCGGCCGACGGCCTGATCCTGCTTGGCCAGGGCGTGCACCAGGACGCGGTGAAGCTGTACGAGCGCCTCGGTTTGCCGATGGTGGTGTGGGGTGCCGAGTCGGCGCAGGACGACCACGTGGTCGTCGGCAGCGACAACCGCCAGGGCGGGATCAGCGTGGCCGAGCGCTTCCTGTCGATCGGACGGCGCCACCCGGTGTTTATCGGCAACTCCGACCACCCGGAAATGGCGCAGCGCCTGCACGGCTTCGTCGACGAGCTGGCCGGCCACGGCATCAAGCCGCTGCTGCTGCGGCGGGTGGACTGGACGCTGGAATCGGGCGTGGACGCGGTGCATTCGCTGATGCGGCGCAAGGTGCGTTTCGACGCGATCTTCGCCTGCAGCGACCTGCTGGCGATGGGGGCGATCCGCGCGCTGGTGGAGCTGGGGCTGTCGGTGCCGAACGACGTATCGGTGGTGGGCTACGACGATACCCCGCACGGCGCCGGGTTCCTGCCGCCGCTGTCCACCGTGCGGCAGAACTGGCAGGAGGGCGGCATGCTGCTGGCGCGCAAGGTGCTGGCGCTGATCGACGGCCAGACCGTGGCGTCGCAGATGCTGCCGACCAACCTGGTCGTGCGTTCGACCTGA
- a CDS encoding MFS transporter → MNRYRMIAALALTYVVFAILLNSVGTVILQSIYTFGVGKPQASLLELFKDLPIAVTSFLVASFLPLLGYRRSMMIALAIVAVACASMPMFPGFHTTELLFTCVGVSFALVKVSVYSSIGLLTRDKAEHGRLTNTIEGLFMVGVLIAGWLFSAFVDRHAPADPSWLNVYWLLAAICVLVIVLLAGSQMDESAARSGEGKSMRGSLLEMLHLFVRPLVYVFLASAFLYVLIEQSFGTWLPTFNNEILKLPNAMSIQMASILAAATAIGRIGAGQVLRRVRWYTLLNVCVLGMGALVLLVLPLARGVAARPDVGWFSAPAAAYLIPLIGLLMAPIYPVINSVALSSLPKPAHAAMTGLIVIFSALGGTLGSRITAIVFSRFNGIDAFYFSLVPMALILVTLFLFKRETDRHGMGAPAPGIRLAAK, encoded by the coding sequence ATGAATCGTTATCGCATGATCGCCGCACTCGCGCTGACCTACGTGGTCTTCGCCATCCTGCTCAACAGCGTTGGCACGGTGATCCTGCAATCCATCTACACCTTCGGCGTGGGCAAGCCGCAGGCCAGCCTGCTGGAACTGTTCAAGGACCTGCCGATTGCGGTCACTTCGTTCCTGGTGGCGTCGTTCCTGCCGCTGCTCGGCTACCGGCGCTCGATGATGATCGCGCTGGCCATCGTCGCCGTGGCGTGCGCGTCGATGCCGATGTTTCCCGGCTTCCACACCACCGAACTGCTGTTCACCTGCGTCGGCGTGTCGTTCGCGCTGGTCAAGGTGTCCGTCTATTCGTCGATCGGCCTGCTCACCCGCGACAAGGCCGAGCATGGCCGCCTGACCAACACCATCGAGGGCCTGTTCATGGTCGGCGTGCTGATCGCCGGCTGGCTGTTCAGCGCCTTCGTGGACCGGCACGCGCCGGCCGACCCTTCCTGGCTCAACGTCTACTGGCTGCTCGCCGCGATCTGCGTGCTGGTGATCGTGCTGCTGGCCGGTTCGCAGATGGACGAGTCCGCCGCGCGCAGCGGCGAAGGCAAGTCGATGCGCGGCTCGCTGCTGGAGATGCTCCACCTGTTCGTGCGGCCGCTGGTGTACGTGTTCCTCGCCTCGGCCTTCCTGTACGTGCTGATCGAGCAGAGCTTCGGCACCTGGCTGCCCACCTTCAACAACGAGATCCTGAAACTGCCGAATGCCATGAGCATCCAGATGGCGAGCATCCTCGCCGCCGCCACCGCGATCGGCCGCATCGGCGCCGGTCAGGTGCTGCGTCGGGTGCGCTGGTACACCTTGCTGAACGTCTGCGTGCTCGGCATGGGCGCGCTGGTGTTGCTGGTGCTGCCGCTGGCGCGCGGCGTGGCGGCGCGCCCCGACGTCGGCTGGTTCAGCGCGCCCGCGGCCGCCTACCTGATTCCGTTGATCGGCCTGCTGATGGCGCCGATCTACCCGGTGATCAACTCGGTGGCGCTCAGCTCGCTGCCCAAACCGGCGCACGCGGCGATGACCGGCCTGATCGTGATCTTCTCCGCATTGGGCGGCACGCTGGGCTCGCGCATCACCGCCATCGTGTTCTCGCGCTTCAACGGCATCGACGCGTTCTATTTCTCGCTGGTGCCGATGGCGCTGATCCTGGTCACGCTGTTCCTCTTCAAGCGCGAGACCGACCGCCACGGCATGGGCGCGCCCGCGCCCGGCATCCGCCTCGCCGCGAAATAG